GTTCGCAGTACAACACCCTCTATCACGACATTTTGACGGGCAACAATAGCAGCCACGGCATTCAGGGCTACAACGCCGGACCCGGTTGGGACTTTGTCACCGGCTGGGGCACACTCGACGCCGCGCAACTCATTCACGCCCTCGTCGGAAAATAGGCTAGCATCTGACTAAAGAGGGTTGAGTATAGCGCCCGCGCTGTACCCAACCCTTTCTATCAGGATGCAAAATCATCTCTGAAGCTCTTGCCAGCTTCATACTCAGTCGCTTCCCCACCACGATATATGGTTACCATGCCCTCGCCATAAACATGCCAGCCCGTCTTCCTGCCATCACCGCCATCATCGATCATCCCCGTCCGCTCATCGATACCCAACAACACAGCACCAGGCAGATACCGGGTTAAAAGTTTGGCCCAACCCTTGCCAAAAGTATTGTGATGCGGCAACACACAGCTATTCGGCACAAGCCCCAATCCTTGAATAGCCTGAGACCTGGCAGGATCATAGTAATACTGGCATAGCACCATCGCGCCCGCGCTGCTGCCCGCGATCACCGCTCCGGCCTCGTAAGCCTGGAGCATAGCCTGCAAGCTGAGACTATTGGACAGCGTCTCCCCCAGGTAGCCGGCAAAACCGCCCAGCATATAAATCAAACGCGACTGGCGAATCACATCCGCGATAGCCGGATCATTGGCCGTAGTCTTATCGATGAGAGGAACAAGCTCAACTCGCGTTGCCCCCAGGCTCTGAAACCACGTGACACCGTTGCTACCCGCGCGCTGCCAATTATTATCGGGAGCAGCTGCGGCGGGAATAATGCTAATCAGCGCATCTGCTCCTCCGGCCAGTTCAATTGCTCGCATATCCGGCTCGGCCATCTTCCCGCCAAATTCGGCCCCACCTTCTAAAAGAATGTAACCCGTCATATCATCTCCTCGCTCTCTTGTATCATATATAATGCTTCATAATTAGCCCTGCACTTTCCATTGTACTATCTTAAACGCAAGACAGGCAAAGGCATATCCTGCCGGCAGCCGGGGCGAATGGGTGGGGTAATCCTTCCCACCACTCATCCACCGCAATCCCCGCCCCTACTGCTAATACCATTGTTGCTCTTATGAATTTTCACGAAATGACCCGGCAACAGGGCGATGAATTGGCGCCACGGCGGAGCCGTAGGGCCGATTCATCGTGCCCACCGCCGATTCATCGGCCCCGCGTCCATTACCGGACTATGTTTTGAAAACCCACCAGAGCATCCAGCATTTGATATAATCACTGGTATAGACTGGAAAGCACCGGGTAGAAAGAACATCAGAGGAACAACAATGGATTGGATTGAACCATTTTATACAAAGCGCAGCCAATGGATGGGACCCACAGGTATTTTTGATCACCATCGTGCGCGAGCAGCATCCCTCGAACGTTACAGCGGGCCAGGCAAAAAACGCATCCTGGAATTGGGCGCGGGCGCTGGAGGCACAGCAGCAGCAATGGCTGATCTTGGGCATAGCGTGATCGCCGTAGAGTTAAGTCCACTTCGTGCCGCCTTTGCGCGAGAGTTGGCTCAGGAACCACGACAGGGACAACTTACTATCATCGAAGGCGATTACTATACGCTGAATTTCCCCATGCAATTTGATCTGATCTGCCACTGGGATAGCTTTGGCATGGGTTCAGATTCAGACAATCGACGGCTGCTCCGGCGTATGGCAGAAGACTGGTTAGCCCCTGATGGATGCGTGCTAATGGATATCTTCAACCCGTCGTGGTGGATACAACAGGCAGGAACAGAGGAACGAGATGACCGCCGTGGACTCATGCGAGGCTATGACTTCGATCCCATTGGGAGCCGCTTTCTTGATCAATGGTGGCCAATTGGAGAAAAAGGACAGTTGATTACTCAAACCGTTCGTTGCTACGCCCCCACAGATTTTCTGTTGTTGCTCGAAGGAACCGGACTCACAGTAGAGATATTCGTAGTTGCTGAGAATATCTTCCAGGTAGAAGAGAGCAGTACAATGGCCCATGCCTTGTGGAATGAGGCCAGCTATTTTGTGAAGCTGGTACTCGCAAACTAAAGAACTTCCTCGTTCAACATGTCAATCATTGCCTGCATTTCGTATAATATGCGCAGAGAAGCACTGAATAAACCAGGCGCTAAACGCCGCGAGAACCTTTGTCGAGGATAGCCTATGAAGACCGTCACCATCAAAACAAACAAAAAAGATCAAGTAGTTGACATAACGGAAACAGCGGAAACCTGCTTGCGAGAGGCGCAGGCAGAAAGCGGCGTCTGCG
This sequence is a window from Ktedonobacteraceae bacterium. Protein-coding genes within it:
- a CDS encoding Type 1 glutamine amidotransferase-like domain-containing protein; protein product: MTGYILLEGGAEFGGKMAEPDMRAIELAGGADALISIIPAAAAPDNNWQRAGSNGVTWFQSLGATRVELVPLIDKTTANDPAIADVIRQSRLIYMLGGFAGYLGETLSNSLSLQAMLQAYEAGAVIAGSSAGAMVLCQYYYDPARSQAIQGLGLVPNSCVLPHHNTFGKGWAKLLTRYLPGAVLLGIDERTGMIDDGGDGRKTGWHVYGEGMVTIYRGGEATEYEAGKSFRDDFAS
- a CDS encoding class I SAM-dependent methyltransferase encodes the protein MDWIEPFYTKRSQWMGPTGIFDHHRARAASLERYSGPGKKRILELGAGAGGTAAAMADLGHSVIAVELSPLRAAFARELAQEPRQGQLTIIEGDYYTLNFPMQFDLICHWDSFGMGSDSDNRRLLRRMAEDWLAPDGCVLMDIFNPSWWIQQAGTEERDDRRGLMRGYDFDPIGSRFLDQWWPIGEKGQLITQTVRCYAPTDFLLLLEGTGLTVEIFVVAENIFQVEESSTMAHALWNEASYFVKLVLAN